Part of the Amycolatopsis lurida genome is shown below.
CCGGGCAGGCCGCCTGCTCACCGCCGGGTGATCCGGCGAGGCGGGTGGCGATCGCGCTCGACGACAAGGTGATCTCGTCGCCGCAGGTGAGCCCACAGGTCGCCTGCGGGGTCGGGATCGTCGGCGGGAGCACGCAGATCACCGGGCGGTTCTCGCCGGCCGAAGCCAAGGATCTGGCGCTGCTGATCAACGCCGGCGCGCTGCCGACACCGGTCGAGATCATCGAGCAGCGGACCGTCGGGCCCACCCTCGGCGCGGCGGCCATCGACGCCAGCGCCCGTGCCGCCGTGATCGGCCTGGCACTGACCGCGCTTTTCCTGCTCGCGGTGTATCGCCTGGCCGGGCTGATCGCCGTCGGCGCACTCGTGGCGTACGCCGCCGTGTCCTATGCCGCGCTGCTCGCCGTCGGCGCGACACTGACCTTGCCGGGCCTCGCCGGCTTCGTCCTGGCGATCGGCATGGCCGTCGACGCGACCGTGCTCGTCTTCGAAAGGGCGAGAGAAGAACACTCCGTCAAACAGGGAGGTTCGCTGCCGCGGTCGGTCAGCCGCGGGTTCAGTGGCGCGTTGTCGGCGATCGTCGACTCGAACGTGACCACCCTGCTCGCCGCGGGGCTGCTGTTCTGGCTGGCGTCCGGCCCGGTGCGCGGATTCGGGGTGACGCTGTCCATCGGCGTCGTCGTGGCGTTGTTCATCTCGCTCGTGCTCACGCGTTGGCTGCTGCACCTCACGATGCGAGGCGTGGTCGCGCGCAAACCGCGGCTGTCCGGGCTCACCCACGAGGGCCGGGTCCGGCGGTGGGTGAACCGCCGTGATCCGGGATTCCTCGGGAAACCCCGCCGCTGGCTGATGGTCGCGGGCGCGGTCGTCATCGCCGCGATCGCGGGACTGTTCGTGGCAGGCCCGAACCTCGGCGTCGAGTTCACCGGCGGCAGGGTCATCGAATACAGCACCTCGGCGCCCGCCGACGTCGAGCGGGTCCGGGACGCGGTCTCCGAAGCCGGATTCCCTCGCGCCGTCGTGCAGACGTCCGGGGAAAAGGGCATCTCCGTCCGCACCGAACCGATCGACGAGGACGCCACCGAACGGATCCGGACCGCCGTCGCCGGGGTCGCGGGCGACGCGACCGAGATCCGCGACGAGCAGATCGGCCCGAGCCTCGGCGCCGAACTGCGCACCAAGGCGGTGCTCGCGCTCGGCCTCGCGGTGCTGGCGCAGCTGATCTACCTGGCGGTGCGGTTCGACTGGCGGCTCGGTGTGGCCACGGTGGCCGCGCTCGCGCAGGACGTCCTGATCATCCTCGGGATCTTCGCCTGGCTGGGCAAGTCCATGGACGGTGTCTTCCTCGCCGCGCTGCTGACGGTGATCGGCTACTCGGTCAACGACTCGGTGGTGGTCTTCGACCGGGTGCGGGAGGTACGGGGGCAACGCCGCAAAGAGCCGTTCTCGCGGGTCGTCGGCACGGCGGTCCTGCAGACGCTGCCGAGGACGATCAACACCGGGATCGGGGTGCTGTTCGTCCTCGGGGCCCTGCTGTTCCTCGGGGACGGCTCGCTGGCCGACTTCGCCCTCGCGCTCCTGCTCGGTCTCGTCGCGGGCACAGTGTCCACAGTGGCCACTGCCGGTCCCGTCGCGATCCTGCTCGACAAGCGGTGGCCCGGCGCCGGACGTCCCGTCCGGAAGGCGTCGCCCGCACGACAGCGGGACGACAACGGCGCGGTGGTGTGATCGACGTTCCTTTGTGGACCGCCGCACTCGGTCCGGCCTCTAAGCTCGTTCCCGGTGGCAGGGGAGTCCACCGGGAACGAGGGACGGGGAGATGATCCAGAGCGTGCTCGTCGGCGCGGTCGTCGTGCTGGCTTGGACGATGACGGCGGCGCGGCTGGAGCGGTGGCAGATCACCGCGCCGATGGCGATGGTCGCGGCCGGGCTGGCGATCGGGTTCAGCACCCGCAACGATCTCGGCAACGGGCTCAACACCGAGATCGCGCTCAACGCGGCGGAACTGATCCTCGCGCTGCTGCTGTTCGTGGACGCCACCGCGGTCAAGGGCGGCTATCTCGGCCACGACGCCAAGACCGCGGTGCGCCTGCTGCTGATCGCGCTGCCGCTGACCATCCTGATCGTCATGGGTGTCGGCCTGCTGGCGCTGCCGGGCCTCGGCTGGGCCGCGGTCCTGTTGATCGCCTGCGTCATCGCCCCGACGGACTTCGCGCCGGCGACGTCCGTGGTGCACGACGTCCGGGTGCCCGAACGCGTGCGGCATTTGCTGAACGTCGAGAGCGGCTACAACGACGGCGTCGTCGCCCCGGTGTTCATCTTCGCGCTCACCCTCGCGGGGAGCCACCACCAGGCGAACACGCCGGGCGAGGCGTTGCAGACCGCGATCCCGGCGGCGTTGCTGGCCGTGCTGGCGGGCTCCGTCATCGGTGCGGTGGCCGCGGTGGCGATGAACGTGACGGCCAAGCACGGCTGGTCGACCCGGCATTCCGCGCGGGTCGCGGCGGTCGCCCTGCCGCTGCTGACCTACACCGCCGCCGTCGCGATCGGTGGTAACGGCTTCGTCGCCGCGTTCATCTGCGGGATCGCCTACAAGACCGCGCGGCACCCCGGCGAAGACGAAGTCGGGCTCGCTGAGGACGTCAGTTCGCTGTGCGGGCTGCTGATGTGGTTCGTCTTCGGCAGTACCGCGGTGCTGGTGCTGTCCTTCGGCCTCACCTGGGGCATCGTGCTCGTCAGTGTCGTGGCACTGACCGTCGCGCGGCTGATCCCGGTGCTGCTCACCTTGCTGCGGACGGACTTCCGGTGGCGGGACCGGCTGACCATCGGCCTGCTGGCCCCGCGTGGCGCGGCGTCGATCGTGTTCGGCCTGCTCGCCTTCAACTCACTCGACGGGGACGCGGCGGACGTCGCGTTGAGCGTCATGGCGGTGACCGTGCTGCTGAGCGTCGCCGCGCACGGTGTCGGGGCCTCGGCGTTCCTGAACCGCAAGTCGAAGAGACACTGATCCCGCTGGTCAGCCGTTCATCGCCTTCCGGATGGCCGCCTCCAGCTCTTTCACGTGCTTGGAATTCATGCCGCCGTAGGTGAAGGTGTTCATGTCGACCTTGTCGGCGTACATGGGCACGTCTTCGACGATCGTCTTGGACGCCCCGTTCACTTCGAAGACGAGCATTCCCGGTTTGAACGCCGTCGGCGGGATGTTCTTGATACCGCTGATCTTCTCGACGGTGAACGTGTGCTTCTTGTAGTTGAGTCCTTTGACCGCGGCCTTGATCGTGACCGTCCGGCCGCTGAAGCTGATGGAACGGCGTCTGGCGTGGATGTGCACGAACCCTCCCCTGGGCGCGAAAGAAGGCACTCTAGGAGAGTGGAATCGGGGGGAGCGGGCGTCGTTTCCGAACCGTTATCGGCTCAGCCGCCCGCCGTCTCCACGTCGTCCACGGTCAGGTCGTACGGCGCGGCACTGGTCCACAACGCCTCCGCCTCGCCGAGGAAGGTCCGGTACGCCGCGCCGTCCGCGGGCTGCAGCACGAACTTCGGCTCACCCGCGGCCTGGTAGGTGTAGTACTCGGCGAACAGCGCGGTGCCGGTGACGATCGCTCCCGTGGCGACGGGGTGCGCGACGAGCCGGACCGTGAGGTCGCCACCGGTCGAGCGTTTCAGTTCGGCCAGCACCCGCAGCGTGTGGAGGACCCGCTCTCGCGCGCTTTCCGGAGACTGCACGGCGTAGTACCGGGAGGCCGCTGTGCCGATCGCGGGCGAATGCGGGTCGATCAGCACGAACCGGATCTTGGCGCCGGCCCGCAACCGTTCTTCGAGTTGGCCGTAACCGTTGTTCACCAGGGTGTTGCGGGCCATCCCGGTGATCAGGAGTTCGCTCGTGCCGTCGATCGCCTCGGCGAGGGCGGGGCCGAAGTCCTCGCTGAACACCGGGCGGCGCGCCCGCGCGACCTGGTCCGCGGGGGACAGCGGCCAGGGTGTGCCGTCCTCCCACAGCCGTTCCGCCTCGCCGGCGAAGTGCCGGTACCAGGGAGCGTCCTTCGGTTCCACTGTGAACACCGGCGCGGCCTCACCACTCGGCCGGTATTCGTAGTGCTGCACGCAGATCAGGCCCCGTTTGCCGGAGACGTCGAGACAGTTGAAACCCGCGGACGGGATCCGCGACGACACCCGGATCTCCAGCCTGCCGCCGGTCCTGCTCTTCAAGGACGTCAGCTCGTCCAGGGTCGCCAGGATCCGTTGCCGCAGCCGCCCCTGTCCGAGACCCTGGGAGATCCGGCGATCGGCGATGGCGACGAGCTCTTCGTCGGTCGGATCCAGCACCAGCACCCGGATCCGTCCGTCCGATTCGAGGATCGACCGGATGTCACTGCGCATCCCCTGCACGGTCCGGGTCATCGAATGGCCGACGAGCAGGATGTCGAACGCCGCCGCACGCCGGGAGATGAGATCAGCGGGGAATTCCGGTTCGAAGAACGACGCCGGGCCACCCCGGTTGGAGTCGCGGACCTGTTCGGTCAGCCGCCGCGAGCGGATCTGGGAGAAGGCGAGCAGGGCCAGCAACGCCGTCACCACGGACGAAAGCGTTTTGACGTCCGAGATCCCGGTCGCGCCGAGGACGGTGAACGCCAGTGCGACGGTGCCCAGTACGTACAGATCCAGGTTGTCGTCGGTGATCACGCGCGCCAGCGATCGCCGGATCCGTCCACGCTCCGCCACTGAACCCCCTCGTCGCCGGTTCCGTGGACACGGTATCGGCCGGAGCCCTGGCGTGTCCTGGATTCCTGACATCGATGGCATCGCCGAACCAAGCGATACGAAGCCATTTGGCTCAATCGTTTGTCTGGTCCAGTCCAGTTATGTCTACTAACGTAGAGGGATGGAGCTGGAACTGCGCCACCTGCGCATCATGTGCGCGATCGCCGAACTCGGGAGTATCACCAAGGCGGCGAACACGCTCGGAATGGCGCAGCCTGCACTGACAGCACAACTGAAGCGCATCGAACGGACCCTCGGCGGGAAGCTGTTCCTGCGCGACCACACGGGTACCCGGCCGACCGCGCTCGGCCTCCTCGTCCTCGACAGGGCGAAGATGGTGCTCCCCGCCGTGTCGTCGCTGCACGACGAGGCGGCGCGGCTCGCCCAGCACGCCGGTACCGGTGAGCCGGTGACCCTGCGGCTCGGCTCGGCGACGGGGCCGATGCTGGGGGCGCTCCTGCAGCGTCTCGGCACCACCCATCCCGACATCCATGTCGCCACGCATACGTCGTGGTCGGCCAACAAACTCGCGGACATGACCGCCGAGGGCGCGCTGGACTTCGCCTTCGTCGGCGTTTGCGGTGACGCCGCGCCGCCGCCGGAGCCCGGCCTCCGCTGGCGGACGCTCGCGCATCATCCGGTGTTCGTGCTGATGTCGGCGCGGGACGAGCGCGCGCAGCGGCCCGAGGTCGAGCTCGGCGCGCTCGCGAACGAACGGTGGTGCGCGACGCCGGGTGACGGCTGTTTCGGCGACTGTTTCGCCTCCGCTTGCGCGAGATCGGGGTTCACACCGCGTTCGTTGTACGAAACCGATGTGCTGACGTGTATCGAGATGGTCGAGTCGGGACACGCGGTGGTGCTGTGCCAGCCGCTGTTCCACGAGATCCCGGGCATCGTCGCGGTCCCGATCGCGGGGAATCCGCTGAGCTGGCGGAACCTCGTCGGCTGGTCGGAGCGCGGGGAGATGGGTCCCTTCGCCGCGGAGATGATCGCCCTGTCCCGCGCGGTGTACGGCGAACTGATCGACCGGCGGCCGACCTACTCGAAGTATCTGGAGTTGAACCCGGGGTACGGCGTGGACTACACGGACGCCGGGATGCGCTGACCTGCGCGAAAGCGGTCAATAGGTCCAGTCCACTGGGGTGGATATGACCTAAATGGTATGTACCATTTGCATCAGGTGCCTCGTACGGTCTGGACGAGATCTTCTTCCGGAACGCGGTGAGGAAACGCCTGAAATGAACCGAAAGATCGTAGCGGCCGCCGCGGCGGCTCTGACCGGCGCGGGCCTGGTCACGGCCATCGCGCTGACGCCGAGCGCCAGCGCCGGCCAGAACGTGTCGGCCGCCGAGCAGGTCCGGTCGGAGATCGTCGCCGCCTTGGCGCGAGACCTGAAGATCAGTCCGGAACAGGCGAGGACCCGCCTCGACGGCGAGCAGAAGGCGGCCAGCGCCGACAGCGACCTCAAATCCCGGCTCGGCTCGTCCTACGCCGGATCCTGGCTGGACGCGGCCGGGACCACGCTGACCGTCGCGGTCACCGACGCGGCACTGGAGGGTGTCGTCCGTGCGGCGGGCGCGGCCCCGAAGACGGTCGCGCGGAGTGCGGCTCAGCTCGACGCGGCGAAGCTGTCGTTGGACGCCAAGGGAACCAGCGCTCCGAAGACCGTGCCCGGCTGGTACGTCGACGCCACCACGAACTCGATCGTGGTACTGGCCAACGCCGGTGGCGAGGCGGCCGCGAAATCGTGGGCCACCGCGGCGGGCGTGGGCGCCGACGCGGTGCGGGTCGAGACCAGCGCCGAAAGCCCGGTTCCGCTGATCGACGTCATCGGCGGCAACGCCTACACCTTCGGCTCGGGCCGGTGCTCGATCGGTTTCTCGGTCGAAGGCGGCTTCGTGACCGCGGGACACTGCGGCACCACGGGGACGCGGACTTCGAACCCGAGCGGGAGCGTCGCCGGTTCCAGCTTCCCCGGTAACGACTACGGCTGGGTCCGCGTGGACGCGGGCAACACCCCGCGTCCGCTGGTGAACCGCTACCCGGGCACCGTGCCGGTGGCGGGTTCGCAGGAGGCCGCGATCGGCGCGTCGGTCTGCCGTTCCGGTTCCACGACGGGCTGGCACTGCGGCACCATCCAGCAGAAGAACGCGTCGGTGAACTACCCGCAGGGCACCGTTTCCGGCCTCACCCGGACCAACGCCTGCGCCGAGCCGGGTGACTCGGGTGGTTCGTGGCTCGCGGGCGACCAGGCGCAGGGCGTCACCTCCGGTGGCTCCGGCAACTGCAGCTCGGGCGGCACGTTCTACTTCCAGCCGATCTCGGAGATCCTGAGCGTCTACAACCTGCGTCTGGTGACCTCGGGTTCGAACCCGCCCTCCAGCACGACGCCGACCACCACGACGTCGAACAACCCGCCCGGTGGAACCTGGGCGGCAGGCACCACCTACGCCGTCGGCGCGACGGTGACTTACGGCGGTGCCACTTACCGGGCCCTGCAGGGCCACACCGCTCAGGCAGGTTGGGAGCCGCCGAACGTCCCAGCGCTTTGGGCGCGCGCCTGACCGCCTAGCCGTCCGGGCCACACGCAGGGGTGCGCCCGGACCGACCGCCCCCGACGTCGTCCGTGCGTCGGGGGCGGTCCCTCTTCACGGCGTAACTCGCGTGATCGAAGGCGTAACTCACGTGATCAGACGCCGCACACTCGAGTTACGCCTTCAATCACGCGAGTTACGTGCCTGATCACGCGAGTTACGGCTCAGTGCAGGATTTTGAGGCCCACCACACAGGCCACGATCCCCACGATCAGCAGGATCCTGGCCACCGAAACGGTTTCCGCCCCCGACCACATGCCGTAGGCGACGGTGAGCGAAGCCCCGATGCCGACCCAGACCGCGTAGGCGGTGCCGACGGGGAGATCCTTCATCGCGTACGCGAGGCCCACCATGCTGGCGACCAGCGTCACGCCGAAGATCACCGACGGTACCGGCCGGGACAGCCCTTCGGATTTGCCGAGGGCGGTGGCCCATACGGCTTCCAGCACACCCGAAACGATCAGGACAAGCCACGACATGACGCGCTCCCAGAGCGCCGTCTTGTCGCTGGCCGGGTACGGCACCCACTCGTCCGGGGACCTCGATCACGAGGTTCCACGACCAGGATGGCACACCGCCGCACAGGGTGCCCGCGGGTTTGACGAGGGTCACCACCCGGGCCTGAGCTCAGCCCGCCAGCAGCGTGCGCGTGGTCCTGGCCACCAGGTCGACGGTGCGCGGCGGTGGCGCCTCACCGCGGTCGAGATGGCGCCTCACCGCCGCGTAGGGAAGGTCCACCAAGGCGAGCATCAGTTCGTCGGTGCTCCGGCCGGTCAGCGGACGCAGCCGTCGCACGACCTTGGTGATCGCCGCGTCGAGGCGCTGGTTGGCGGCGTCGACGCGGGCGCGGTCTTCGGCGCTCCAGTCGTCGACGCCGAGCGCTCTGTCGCCGCCGTAGAGCAGTTTCCCCTCGGCGGGATGGGCGCGGCACCAGCGGACGACCTGTGCGGCGGCCTCGACGGCGGCTTCGATGACCGGTTCCTGTTCGAGTGCTTTGAGGTAGCCCTGCTGGAAGCGGGTCACCGTGCGAAACCAGACGGCGGCGAGCAGCGCCGGACGTCCGGGGAAGCGGTGGTAGATCGACCCGCTCGGCGCGCCGACCTGGCGGGCGACGGCCGACATGGTCACCCCGGCGGCCCCTTCGGTGGCGAAGATCCGCACGGCGGCGTCGAGGAAGTCATCGGCGGTGTGCCGCGGTGGCCGTCCCATTTTCAGAGACTATCCTCTACTATGGTTTTAGGGGAAGGTCTCTAGAACTGGGAGGCGCGATGCGCGTGTGGAACAGGCATCACCGGATCGTCGGCGTGGCACAGGACCGTGCCGGCGCGCTGATCGACACTCTGTCCGCGGACGGCGACAGGCTCTGGCCCGTCGACGCGTGGCCGCCGTTGCGGTTCGACCGGCCACTCGGGGTGGGCGCCGACGGCGGGCACGGACCGGTGCGGTATCACGTCGAGTCCTACGAGCCAGGAAGGTCCGTGCGGTTCAGGTTCAGCGCGCCCCGCGGCTTCGACGGGTTCCACGAATTCACCCTGCGCGCGACGGAAACCGGGGAGACCGAACTCGTGCACCTCATGGTGCTGCGGCTTCGGCACCCGGCATGGTTCACCTATCCGCTGTTGTGGCGGCCGATGCACGACGCGTTGCTGGAAGACTGCCTCGACCGTGCCGAGCGTGAACTCACCGGCACGGTCGCGAAGCCGGCGCGATGGAGCCTTTACGTTCGGCTCTTGCGGAGCCTGATCTCCGGCAGGAGGCCCTTTCGCTTGAGTACGAACAAAGTGCCGCCGATGAGCACGACGGCGATCAAGTAACCCAGCGCCAGGGAGACGGCGCCGCCGTTCGCGGGCGGGAGAAGAACACCGAACACCGCGCTGACGACGGCGAGGATCCAACGGCCGCGGTCGGTCGTCAGGCTCACGGCCAGCAGGGCGACCGTCCACAAGAGATACCAGGGCTGGACGACCGGCCCGAGGACCAGCATCGCGGCGAAGGTCAGTCCCGCGGCGTAGAGCGGGTGCAGCTTCTCGCGATAGGTGAGCCAAAGCAGCCTGGCGCCCACGGCGAGGCCGAGGATCGCGCCGATCAGGGAGAACACCTTGATCGCGCCGTCGGTCAGGTCGGCTCCGAAGACCTTGCCCACCCCGCCGACGAGGAAGCCGAGTTCGTTGGTGGGGGCCATCCAGCTGTGGACCTGGCCGGAAACCCCGGACAGCACCCGGACCCAGCCGAAACCGAGCCCGCTGCCGAGTGAGATCGCCACCGTGACGGCGGCGAATCCGGCGGGCAGCCCGAGCGCCACCGCCACC
Proteins encoded:
- the secD gene encoding protein translocase subunit SecD, whose translation is MPRETARRGMTGRAVVSLVVLAATVYLLLTTAPRLGLDLRGGTQIVLETKDSPTVTADAQTTDRTLEVLRRRVDALGVAEPMLARSGDNRIIVELPGVRDPREAVEVIGRTAQLSFHPVLATASGDSRVLNDESGQPITLGPAALTGEGVDEALSSVDSQGGGWLVSVDFKGDAGRAWERLTGQAACSPPGDPARRVAIALDDKVISSPQVSPQVACGVGIVGGSTQITGRFSPAEAKDLALLINAGALPTPVEIIEQRTVGPTLGAAAIDASARAAVIGLALTALFLLAVYRLAGLIAVGALVAYAAVSYAALLAVGATLTLPGLAGFVLAIGMAVDATVLVFERAREEHSVKQGGSLPRSVSRGFSGALSAIVDSNVTTLLAAGLLFWLASGPVRGFGVTLSIGVVVALFISLVLTRWLLHLTMRGVVARKPRLSGLTHEGRVRRWVNRRDPGFLGKPRRWLMVAGAVVIAAIAGLFVAGPNLGVEFTGGRVIEYSTSAPADVERVRDAVSEAGFPRAVVQTSGEKGISVRTEPIDEDATERIRTAVAGVAGDATEIRDEQIGPSLGAELRTKAVLALGLAVLAQLIYLAVRFDWRLGVATVAALAQDVLIILGIFAWLGKSMDGVFLAALLTVIGYSVNDSVVVFDRVREVRGQRRKEPFSRVVGTAVLQTLPRTINTGIGVLFVLGALLFLGDGSLADFALALLLGLVAGTVSTVATAGPVAILLDKRWPGAGRPVRKASPARQRDDNGAVV
- a CDS encoding cation:proton antiporter; the encoded protein is MIQSVLVGAVVVLAWTMTAARLERWQITAPMAMVAAGLAIGFSTRNDLGNGLNTEIALNAAELILALLLFVDATAVKGGYLGHDAKTAVRLLLIALPLTILIVMGVGLLALPGLGWAAVLLIACVIAPTDFAPATSVVHDVRVPERVRHLLNVESGYNDGVVAPVFIFALTLAGSHHQANTPGEALQTAIPAALLAVLAGSVIGAVAAVAMNVTAKHGWSTRHSARVAAVALPLLTYTAAVAIGGNGFVAAFICGIAYKTARHPGEDEVGLAEDVSSLCGLLMWFVFGSTAVLVLSFGLTWGIVLVSVVALTVARLIPVLLTLLRTDFRWRDRLTIGLLAPRGAASIVFGLLAFNSLDGDAADVALSVMAVTVLLSVAAHGVGASAFLNRKSKRH
- a CDS encoding DUF5919 domain-containing protein — protein: MAERGRIRRSLARVITDDNLDLYVLGTVALAFTVLGATGISDVKTLSSVVTALLALLAFSQIRSRRLTEQVRDSNRGGPASFFEPEFPADLISRRAAAFDILLVGHSMTRTVQGMRSDIRSILESDGRIRVLVLDPTDEELVAIADRRISQGLGQGRLRQRILATLDELTSLKSRTGGRLEIRVSSRIPSAGFNCLDVSGKRGLICVQHYEYRPSGEAAPVFTVEPKDAPWYRHFAGEAERLWEDGTPWPLSPADQVARARRPVFSEDFGPALAEAIDGTSELLITGMARNTLVNNGYGQLEERLRAGAKIRFVLIDPHSPAIGTAASRYYAVQSPESARERVLHTLRVLAELKRSTGGDLTVRLVAHPVATGAIVTGTALFAEYYTYQAAGEPKFVLQPADGAAYRTFLGEAEALWTSAAPYDLTVDDVETAGG
- a CDS encoding LysR family transcriptional regulator; the protein is MELELRHLRIMCAIAELGSITKAANTLGMAQPALTAQLKRIERTLGGKLFLRDHTGTRPTALGLLVLDRAKMVLPAVSSLHDEAARLAQHAGTGEPVTLRLGSATGPMLGALLQRLGTTHPDIHVATHTSWSANKLADMTAEGALDFAFVGVCGDAAPPPEPGLRWRTLAHHPVFVLMSARDERAQRPEVELGALANERWCATPGDGCFGDCFASACARSGFTPRSLYETDVLTCIEMVESGHAVVLCQPLFHEIPGIVAVPIAGNPLSWRNLVGWSERGEMGPFAAEMIALSRAVYGELIDRRPTYSKYLELNPGYGVDYTDAGMR
- a CDS encoding alpha-lytic protease prodomain-containing protein, which codes for MNRKIVAAAAAALTGAGLVTAIALTPSASAGQNVSAAEQVRSEIVAALARDLKISPEQARTRLDGEQKAASADSDLKSRLGSSYAGSWLDAAGTTLTVAVTDAALEGVVRAAGAAPKTVARSAAQLDAAKLSLDAKGTSAPKTVPGWYVDATTNSIVVLANAGGEAAAKSWATAAGVGADAVRVETSAESPVPLIDVIGGNAYTFGSGRCSIGFSVEGGFVTAGHCGTTGTRTSNPSGSVAGSSFPGNDYGWVRVDAGNTPRPLVNRYPGTVPVAGSQEAAIGASVCRSGSTTGWHCGTIQQKNASVNYPQGTVSGLTRTNACAEPGDSGGSWLAGDQAQGVTSGGSGNCSSGGTFYFQPISEILSVYNLRLVTSGSNPPSSTTPTTTTSNNPPGGTWAAGTTYAVGATVTYGGATYRALQGHTAQAGWEPPNVPALWARA
- a CDS encoding DMT family transporter, which codes for MSWLVLIVSGVLEAVWATALGKSEGLSRPVPSVIFGVTLVASMVGLAYAMKDLPVGTAYAVWVGIGASLTVAYGMWSGAETVSVARILLIVGIVACVVGLKILH
- a CDS encoding TetR/AcrR family transcriptional regulator; this encodes MGRPPRHTADDFLDAAVRIFATEGAAGVTMSAVARQVGAPSGSIYHRFPGRPALLAAVWFRTVTRFQQGYLKALEQEPVIEAAVEAAAQVVRWCRAHPAEGKLLYGGDRALGVDDWSAEDRARVDAANQRLDAAITKVVRRLRPLTGRSTDELMLALVDLPYAAVRRHLDRGEAPPPRTVDLVARTTRTLLAG
- a CDS encoding SRPBCC family protein, encoding MRVWNRHHRIVGVAQDRAGALIDTLSADGDRLWPVDAWPPLRFDRPLGVGADGGHGPVRYHVESYEPGRSVRFRFSAPRGFDGFHEFTLRATETGETELVHLMVLRLRHPAWFTYPLLWRPMHDALLEDCLDRAERELTGTVAKPARWSLYVRLLRSLISGRRPFRLSTNKVPPMSTTAIK